In Sandaracinaceae bacterium, the genomic window CACCCCGCCCGGCAGCTCGCGCTCCACCTCCAGCCCCAGCGCGTTCCGCGCGAACGCCATGGGCGCTGCCCCCGCGCCTGCACCGTTCGCGAGCCGCGACACCTCCCCCAGCGCGTCGTGCGCAATCCGCTGCAGCGCGCCGAAGTCGCTCTCCACGTGCATCCGCTGCCCCGCTTCGTACCCCGACCGCACCCACGTCTGTCCGCCGTCCTGGCTGCAACGCGCGACACCACACGCCCAAGGAGACGTCCTCCGCACCAAGTGCCACTACGACCACTGCTTCCCTTGAGCCACTCGATCATTCATCGTTCAAATTGGCGAGAATCCGATGCTAAGTCCGCATCTCACGGAGACCTCACGAAACACATCGGAGACCAAGACATGGACATGCGTGACATCCCTGGCGATCATGAAGTCTTCATCAATAGCGACATTGAACTTCGCATTCTTGATGATCCGAACACCCGCGAGAGTCATGAATTCTGACGAATAATCGTCAACTAACGCCCGCCTCGATTTGACAATCGCCAGAGCAAAGTCGAGTGACACACCGGAAACCTCCAGTTCTACGGGGACCACATCAACATCGCGCAACAACTCCTCCCCGAGACACTCAACCGCCCTGCTCGAAAACATCGGATGTATCCCTGGAACTGTCTGCACATAGTCCAGGCCACGAAGAACATCCAACGCATATCCGCGCTGGGCGACTCCGATGGGGCGAGCAGGCTTGCCAGACGAGCGAGCCGTCGACTTCATTCCACCAAACACCGAATCGTAATTGACGATATCCACGTAACCTTCAGGATGCGAGTAGGTACACACAAGCTGATAACACGTCACTCCACACCTCTCAGTCTAACAACGATATACTAGGCACATGTTCTACGGCCAGCGTTGAGATCGCTCCGCAACTCGTGCTGCAAATCTCGTATCGCTTCGTCGAGTTGCGATGGGGATATGTGCCCCGCATCGAGTGCCACCTTCAGGTTGTCGAGCATAGTTCCCACATCTGCGTTGTACGCCGCATGCTGGACCGTCCACCCTCTGTGAAGACCGATATTTGGATTCGGATGAATCCCAGGAGCAACGGGGAGATACATCATGTTTGTTGCCGAGTTGATGTCCCGTCCCGAGGCTGCGAATACTGGATGATTTCTCAACGAGTACGGAATGAGGTGCTGCCTTTGGTATCCTTGCCGGGTTGGCATCCAGGTCGGCATGCGGTCCTCGAGGCCCAATGGGTCACTTAGAACGGCCGGATCGTCAACGTAGGCGGTCAGGTTCAGCCCGCCGGTCAGTCGAATTGGGTCAGTTTGCCCGTACCGCGCCTCGTGGGTCGAATAGTACCGCCACCGGTTGTAGTAGTCCCCGGTCTCGGCATCCTCGTACTGACCGGGCCAGCGCCACGGACAATCTTGCGCGGCCCCTTCCTCCACGCTGGGCACCCCGAACACGTCCAGCTGCATCTTCCACGCGAGCTGGCCGAGCTCGTCGTACATCTCCGTGGGCGTCCCCAGGTGGTCGCTCGCCACGCTCCACTTGCGCCCGTTCTGCTCCTTCGCCACCGGCGTGAACGTCTGCGGCTCCCAGTACCACGTCGTCAGCCCCGCCTCCGAGTCCAGCTCGTGCAGCACCGTGTGCCCGTCCCACACGAACCGGTGCTCCGCCTGCACCGTCTCCGTGCCGTCTTCGCCCACCCGCACCACGCGCTTCGCCGTCCGCCGCGCGAACGCGTCGTACTCGAACCTCACGCGCTCGCCGTCCGGTCGGGTCACCTCGCGCAGCATACCCGAACCGTTCCACGCGTACGCCCACGCGCTCCCGTCCGGCAGCTCGCGCCGCGTCTGGTTGCCGTCCTCGTCGTGCTCGTACCGCACCCCGTCCGCCTCCAGCAGCCGCCCGCCCGGCCCGTAGCGCCGGTCACGCCCGTCGCCCGTGCGGTACACGTTGCCCACAGCGTCCATCGCCCGCTCCACCACCGCACCCTGCCCGGGCCGGCGCTCCCGCACCAGCCGGCCGCGGTCGTCGTGGTCGTAGAACGTCGGCCCGCTGCTCGGGTTGATGATGGCCGCTATCTGGTCCGCCCCACGCCACTGGTAGCTCCGCGCGTCCAGCGCTTCCGTCAGCCCGCCTTCCGGCCCACCCGCAAACCGGTCCGCGCGCCACGTGTGCCGCTCCAGCGGCCGCCCCGCCACGTCCCGCGTCCACCCCACGTGTACCCCGCCCGGCAGCTCGCGCTCCACCTCCAGCCCCAGCGCGTTCCGCGCAAACGCCAAGCGCAAAGCCCCGGCGCCAGCCCCGTTCGAGAGCGCCGCCACCTCCCCCAGCGCGTCGTGCGCTATCCGCTGCAGCGCACCGAAGTCGCTCTCCACGTGCATCCGCTGGCCCGCTTCGTACCCCGACCTCACCCACGTCTGCCCGCCGTCTTGGCTCTCCGAGACGATGCGCCCCATCCCATCGCGCTCGAAGCGCACGTCCGCGCTCTCGTTCACCGCACGCAGCAGCTGCCCCGCCGCGTCGTACCCGAACTCCGTCCGTGTCCCGTCCGAGTGCGCCACTGCGGCGATCCGCCCAGCCGCGTCGTAGTTCAGCGTCGTCTGCCGCCCGCTCGGCAGCAGCGTCTTCGTCACGCTCCGAGCTTCTATGGCTCAAAAGAGTCGCGCGTTCGATAGTGGTTAATAACTCGAACAAGGCCCGCGACATCCGTCGATTTTGACTGCCCCTTCAAAACCTCAAAAACATCAATCAACTGGGGACTCAACAGCAGGTAACGAAGACCCTCGTTGGCCGCAATGGAGGGCACACCGTCAACTTCTTCCTCCGGAGGAAGACCAGCATCGTCATTTACATAAAGGTCGTCCTCGTCCCAGAAAACGAGCTCGGCATCCGACGGCTGCTCTGTCCATTTATCACGATCAACGAACGCCCCGACGAGGTCGTATATGTCCAACCCGCCTTCCATCGCCTCAAAGAGTTCTTGCACGTTGGTAAAGGTATGCTTCATGACTTCCTTCGCTCCAAGACACTGACTACCGACAGCCGCTGCCGCCTCCCCAGCGCGCACGCCCGCCTTCGCCATCGGGGTGATAGTCTGGGAACCGCGTTCTGTGGTCTGCGGTGTCTACAAGTTGCATCAACCCGGGCACTTCTGGGTGGTGGTGCCAGGTGAGACCCCGCGGGGGCAGTAGTTGGCGACACTCCTCGTTGCCCAGGCGCGAGCGGGAGACCGTCGAACCCCGTCTCCGCCCTCACCCGGCCGCACGCGTCCAGCTCGAACGCGTAGCGCTCGCCCGCCTCGTTCACCACCTCGGTCAGCCGGTCCTCCGTGTCGCACACGAACTGCAGCCGCGTGCCCCCCCTTCCTCGCGCGCCACCATCCGGTGCTTGTGCCCGTAGGCGAAGCGCATGTGCTGGTTCGGGTCCCGCACCTCCTCGTCCTAGTTCTGGCCGCCTTCGCCGCATCCCGTAGTGCAGTCACGGATGGGACTTCGTGGGCCCCGTGAACTCTAGAGTATTGGTTATCACTACGCGCGGATGTTGGCCGCTTGGAGGATTCGGCTTGGAACCGACCTCTCGACGTCGTGGGCCCACTCGCTCTTCGTCATGTCCGCGGCATATACAATCGTCCTGTCGCTTTCCCAGAGCCTCACGGTGAGTTCGCGCGCTACTTCGACCAGAATGTTCACCACACGCGCTCGGCGGTCAGACAGTTTTAGGTTGAGGTCGTTCCCGTCGGATACGGTTTTTCCGTCGTATGCGACGAGGCACGGCTCGTCGCGACCAGATACGGCACCAGCCATCGTGTAGGGGTCCGCCCATGCGAACCCGGAGAAGTCCTCAACGTGAGCTACGCCGACCGTCGGTGGCAGAGGCGCGACGTCGTCCACGCACAACGCCACGCAGTTAAATTCAATTGCATGCCTAGCCGCGGACAGCAAACGAAGCAGTTCATCGACCAGACGATGCGCGTATGAATCGACAGTCAACGCGCGCGCAACATCCTTGGACACCCACAGATTCGGACCGCTTGGGAAGTGAAACATGCGCTTAGGAAAGCCATCTTCGAACCACTCGACGGAGACAGATTGCGAGTTTCCGTTCGACCATGTGGAGTTAATCCTTGTCGGCCGAAAGCCCCCAATGTACTCCTCCACATACCACCGAGAACCCTCACCGAATGTTACCGATAGCCATGGATCGTCATCGCGGTCGCGAGCCACCACGGAGCGCACTCTGGCATGATCTGGGCCACGGACATCTTCAGATATGACGGCTGAATCGCGCGACTCATCGTTCACGTTGAGAACGTGAACGAATGAAGTGTTGGACGTAGGAGCCCCTTCGGCAATCACGAGTTCGTCCGCCGCATCGAACCCGAACCTCCACTTCGCGCGCGGTGTCGCGCACTTGACCGGGCGGCCCCGCGTTGCCCCCACATGAGCCTGTAGTTCCACGGAGAGGGGATCGAACGAGTACAACTGCCCGGTTGCACACTCGAACCGCTTCGCCCGCTCGCGAGCTGCCCACAACCACTCGCGGACCTCGTGAGGTTGCGCGAAGAGGCACTTCGCCCGCTCCACCAAGTACAGCTTCTTCTCTTCGAGCCTCATGAACACCTTCCTCCAGCGGAGCGGAATGACTCTCTCCAGGTACCTGCCTCTTGGCGCGCTCCGATCTCGCGTAGGAGCGCCTCCACATCTTGGCCGCGACGTTCCGCCGCCTGAAGCGCACGGAAGATCATTCTCTGCGCATCATCGACCCCACCGTGGGTGTGGATGTGAGTTCCTGCATGATAGGTTCCGGCTGCGCGGGCGGAGGTCCGGCCCGGGTGGGTTGGCTGGGCGACCTGTGAGTTCCCCGTACCCCACAACGCGGCTCCGTTTGCGCCGCCATTGACGTCGATACCATGCCGGGCGAGAAGGTCTCGAGACATCTGCGCGAATCGACCGCCGCCGCTCTCCTGAACGATGTGATGAGGCGTCTGGCCCGCGACCAGAGGACGCCCCTCGGCCGCCATTGCTGCGCCGAGTTGTCGTGCCGTCAGACCGAGGGGATCTAAGCTGTTCGTCGGATCGAGAACGTATCCAAGCGGCCGAGGCCCGCCATCCATGCCCAGTGGGTCGCGGCTCCGATACCCGCCGTCGCCGTAGTACCGCCACCGGTTGTAGTAGTTGCGCTTGCCAATCATCGGCCCCGGAGATCGAGGCCTGAAATCCCGGACGACCTGAGGATGGGTGCTCGACTCCTGGAGGCCGAGGATGACGAGCACATCGAAGACGGGGACGAGGCGGAGGTACACGGCAGTCGAGCGTGAGGCAGCGGTGAAGCTGGCGGCGAAGGTGGGCGTGAACGAAGCGGCGCGCCGGCTGAAGGTTCCGCAGCCGACGTTGAGCCACTGGCGGGCAGGCCGTGGCGACGTTGGCGCCGCGGTCAGCGCGGCCACCAAGACCAAGACGACCACGACCCGTGCGAAGGGTGGAGCGGGGCGAGGCAAGCGTGACGCGACGACGCAGACGGCGACCACCTCGACACCGGCAGCCCCGGCAGCTCCGCTAGCACCACGACCGCCAGCGAGCCGGCGCAAGGTCGTGGCGAAGAGCTACACGCCGAGCCAGAAGGCCGAGGCGGTGGAGTACGCGCGCGAGCACGGGGTGAGCGCGGCGTCGAAGCAGTTGGGCGTCAGCCGCTTCTCGCTCTACGCGTGGCTGCGCCAGGTGGAGAAGGCCGCAGCAGGTGAAGGGGACTCGCCGACGAGTGGGCCAGCGCCGAAGGACGTGGAGGCGCAGCGCGACCGCGAGATCCTCGACGAGTGGTCCAAGCACCGCGGGCTCGGGCCGAGCCAGATCCGCAACCAGCTGGGGCGCGCGGGCATCAAGGTGTCGGTCAACACGGTGCGGCGCGTGATGGAGGACGCGGGGTACCGCCCGCCGAAGGTGAAGCGCGAGCCGCACGACAAGCGCTACGAGGCGGTGCGCCCGAACCACCTGTGGCACCTCGACTTCGTGCACCGGCACATCAACCGGGCGTCGACGTTCACACTGATCCTGCTCGACGACTACTCGCGCTACGTTCCGGGCCACGGCGTGGACGACGCCGAGCGCGCGGACATGGTGATCAGGACCTTCGAGGATGCGGTCGAGCGTCACGGCAAGCCGGAGGCCGTGATGAGCGACCGGGGCTCGGCGTTCTGGTCCTGGCGGGGCATCTCGCGCTTCACGGACCTGCTCACCGAGATGGGCATCGACCACCTCGTCGCGCAGCACAAGGAGCACAACGGGAAGGTCGAGGTCTTCAACGCCAACCTGCACAAGGAGCTCTTCGACGCTCAGCGCTTCTACGACCTCGCGGAGATGAAGCGTCGACTCGCGGCGCATCTCGAGTGGCACAACCACGGGCGGACGCATCACGCGCTCGGGGGGCTGCTGGTCCCGGCGGACCGCTACTACGGTCGCACCGCCGAGGTGCTGGCGCGTATCGAGGCGGGGGTGCCCGCGCGTGACGCCCATGACCTCGACCTACGCGAGCGCTGCCTCGAGCTGTTCAAGGTGGTGAGCAAGGGGGGCACCCCCGAGGTGTGGCTCCTCGGGCAGCGCCTGAACATGCCGCTCGGCACGTGAAAACAGGTGCGGTTTCGTGACTCCGAGGCCAAGGTGATTTTCCACAAAAACCAGCTTCGAAAGACCGCGAAACCGCCCCGTGGTTGTACCTGCTTCCGAGCCCGCCGTCCCGTCGAACGTGATGGCGGGTCTATTCCTCGCTGCTCGCGTACTCGCCAAGCCGCTGCCGCTCACGATGCCCTCCGTCGACGCGATCCTCGACGCGACGGGGGGCACGCGCAGTCAGGCCTACGAACTCGCGCAGCGCATCCGTGAACACCTCGTGGGCCTCACGCGGCCCGTGGGACGACCACCGGCTGACCCGGTCGAGGCGCCCCCCGACGTCGTCGCACGCGTGCGCGAAGAGGTCCTGCGCTTCGTGCTGACCCATCCTGGGTGCGCCCATATAGGCCCGCAGCGAGCGCGCTACAGCGACACGTTCCGGCGCTTCATCGTCGGGCTCCGTGAGCGCCACGCCGGGCTGTCTCTCGCCGCCTTCGCCACGGCGACCACGTTGCCCGAGGGCACGCTCGAGGACTGGCTGCGGTGCCCCGACGTCGGCGCGCTCGCGGGCGGTGAGGATCCCCCCGAGGAGAGACAGGACGACGGGACGCTCGCGCAGATCGAGAGCGTGCTCGCCGCGTACCGAAGTTGGGATGGCGACTTCACCTCGTTCTGCCGGCACGTACGTCATGACCTGCGGCTCGACCTGGGTCGTACCGTGATCTCGAACATCCTCTTTGCGCACCGCGAGCGGATACCCCTGCGCCGAGGTGGGCGCTCACGCGACGAGCACGCGCTCCGCGACGCCTTCGAGACCTTCTTCCCCGGCGCGCAGTGGGTCGGCGACGGCAAGGCGCTCGAAGTGACGATCGACGACCAGCGCTACCGCATGAACCTCGAGCTCATCGTCGACGCCGCGAGCGCTGCCTCCGTGGGCATGGCGGTCACGCCCGAGGAGGACAGCGCCGCCGTCTGCGCGGCCTTCGAGGACGGCGTACAGACCACCGGGGAGAGACCCATCGCCCTGCTCCTCGACAACCGCCCGTCCAACCACACGGATGCCGTGGAGAACGCTCTCGGCGACACGCGCCTCATGCGCTCCACCCCGGGGCGTGCCCAGAACAAGGCCCACGTCGAAGGCGCCTTCGGACTCTTCGCCCAACAGGTCCCGCCCATCGTCCTCAGCACGCGCGAGCCAGGCGCGCTCGCGCGTGGCGTCGCGACCGTCGTTGCCCAGGTCTTCTTCCGCGTCTTGAACCGCGCGCCGCGGCGTGACCGTCATGGGATGAGTCGCGTGGACCTCTACGCGCAGGGGGCCACTGCAGAGCAGGTCGCCGACGCGCGCCGCGCCCTCGACGAGCGCATCCAGAAGCTCGAGCGCGCGCGACGCACGCGCGCCGAACGGCTCGACCCGACCGTCTGCGCATACCTCGACGAGGTCTTCGCGCGCCTCGAGCTCATCGACCCCAAGCGCTACGTCCGAGATGTCATCGCGGGGTATCCCCGTGACGCCATCGTCGACGGCATCGCCACCTACGACACCAAGCGGCAGCGCGGCTCTCTCCCCGAGGGCGCCGATGCCCGCTACCTCCTCGGCATCGTCCGGAACCTCCACCACACCCACGAAGCAGACGCCATCCTCGACGCGCTCTTGCGCGAGCGCATCGAAGCGCGCGACCGCTTCCTCGAGCCGCTCATCCAGCGGAAGCAGCACATCCTCGCTGCCAGCCCTGACCTCGCGAGCGCGCTCGACGCCATCGCCGACGCCATGACGGCGGCCGTCCGCGAGCTCGACCGCCGCTTCTGGATCCGCACCGCCGCCGCACTCCTCGAACCACTCGACGCAGGCCAGCGCAACCCCCTCACTCGCCGCGTCGCGCGCCGCATCCACCGCGCCTTCGGCATCCCTCCACGCGAACGCGAGCGCCTCACCCGCATCCTCGTCCGAAGGGTCGTCCCCATCGACTGAAGCCCAGGGCCGGGGTCAGCACCGAAAACCACGCACGGCGCAACCCACCTGCGCGGCTCGCCCATCAGGACCGCGACGTCCTGCACGTCCTGAGCGCACGCCGGTCGCGGCCGCGGGCGAATGCGCGAGCCCGTTCAACCCGCGCTTGCCTCACACCTCACACCCCACGGAAACCGTCCGGTGTTTCAGCCTGGTAGGTGGTTGACAACCGCAAGTAGTCCCCGATCTCGGCATCCTCGTACTGCCCGGGCCAGCGCCACGGACAGTCCTGTGCGGCACCGGCATCGAACTCGGCGACGCCGAACACGTCCAGCTGCATCTTCCACGCGAGCTGGCCGAGCTCGTCGTACATCTCCGTCGGCGTCCCCAGGTGGTCGCTCGCCACGCTCCACTTGCGCCCGTTCTGCTCCTTCGCCACCGGCGTGAACGTCTGCGGCTCCCAGTACCACGTCGTCAGCCCCGCCTCCGAGTCCAGCTCGTGCAGCACCGTGTGCC contains:
- a CDS encoding AHH domain-containing protein, which codes for MYLRLVPVFDVLVILGLQESSTHPQVVRDFRPRSPGPMIGKRNYYNRWRYYGDGGYRSRDPLGMDGGPRPLGYVLDPTNSLDPLGLTARQLGAAMAAEGRPLVAGQTPHHIVQESGGGRFAQMSRDLLARHGIDVNGGANGAALWGTGNSQVAQPTHPGRTSARAAGTYHAGTHIHTHGGVDDAQRMIFRALQAAERRGQDVEALLREIGARQEAGTWRESFRSAGGRCS
- a CDS encoding DDE-type integrase/transposase/recombinase, encoding MAGLFLAARVLAKPLPLTMPSVDAILDATGGTRSQAYELAQRIREHLVGLTRPVGRPPADPVEAPPDVVARVREEVLRFVLTHPGCAHIGPQRARYSDTFRRFIVGLRERHAGLSLAAFATATTLPEGTLEDWLRCPDVGALAGGEDPPEERQDDGTLAQIESVLAAYRSWDGDFTSFCRHVRHDLRLDLGRTVISNILFAHRERIPLRRGGRSRDEHALRDAFETFFPGAQWVGDGKALEVTIDDQRYRMNLELIVDAASAASVGMAVTPEEDSAAVCAAFEDGVQTTGERPIALLLDNRPSNHTDAVENALGDTRLMRSTPGRAQNKAHVEGAFGLFAQQVPPIVLSTREPGALARGVATVVAQVFFRVLNRAPRRDRHGMSRVDLYAQGATAEQVADARRALDERIQKLERARRTRAERLDPTVCAYLDEVFARLELIDPKRYVRDVIAGYPRDAIVDGIATYDTKRQRGSLPEGADARYLLGIVRNLHHTHEADAILDALLRERIEARDRFLEPLIQRKQHILAASPDLASALDAIADAMTAAVRELDRRFWIRTAAALLEPLDAGQRNPLTRRVARRIHRAFGIPPRERERLTRILVRRVVPID
- a CDS encoding HNH endonuclease; its protein translation is MGNEECRQLLPPRGLTWHHHPEVPGLMQLVDTADHRTRFPDYHPDGEGGRARWGGGSGCR
- a CDS encoding DDE-type integrase/transposase/recombinase: MKLAAKVGVNEAARRLKVPQPTLSHWRAGRGDVGAAVSAATKTKTTTTRAKGGAGRGKRDATTQTATTSTPAAPAAPLAPRPPASRRKVVAKSYTPSQKAEAVEYAREHGVSAASKQLGVSRFSLYAWLRQVEKAAAGEGDSPTSGPAPKDVEAQRDREILDEWSKHRGLGPSQIRNQLGRAGIKVSVNTVRRVMEDAGYRPPKVKREPHDKRYEAVRPNHLWHLDFVHRHINRASTFTLILLDDYSRYVPGHGVDDAERADMVIRTFEDAVERHGKPEAVMSDRGSAFWSWRGISRFTDLLTEMGIDHLVAQHKEHNGKVEVFNANLHKELFDAQRFYDLAEMKRRLAAHLEWHNHGRTHHALGGLLVPADRYYGRTAEVLARIEAGVPARDAHDLDLRERCLELFKVVSKGGTPEVWLLGQRLNMPLGT
- a CDS encoding AHH domain-containing protein produces the protein MTKTLLPSGRQTTLNYDAAGRIAAVAHSDGTRTEFGYDAAGQLLRAVNESADVRFERDGMGRIVSESQDGGQTWVRSGYEAGQRMHVESDFGALQRIAHDALGEVAALSNGAGAGALRLAFARNALGLEVERELPGGVHVGWTRDVAGRPLERHTWRADRFAGGPEGGLTEALDARSYQWRGADQIAAIINPSSGPTFYDHDDRGRLVRERRPGQGAVVERAMDAVGNVYRTGDGRDRRYGPGGRLLEADGVRYEHDEDGNQTRRELPDGSAWAYAWNGSGMLREVTRPDGERVRFEYDAFARRTAKRVVRVGEDGTETVQAEHRFVWDGHTVLHELDSEAGLTTWYWEPQTFTPVAKEQNGRKWSVASDHLGTPTEMYDELGQLAWKMQLDVFGVPSVEEGAAQDCPWRWPGQYEDAETGDYYNRWRYYSTHEARYGQTDPIRLTGGLNLTAYVDDPAVLSDPLGLEDRMPTWMPTRQGYQRQHLIPYSLRNHPVFAASGRDINSATNMMYLPVAPGIHPNPNIGLHRGWTVQHAAYNADVGTMLDNLKVALDAGHISPSQLDEAIRDLQHELRSDLNAGRRTCA